The following nucleotide sequence is from uncultured Draconibacterium sp..
GGAAGGTATTGACGTGATAGTTTTTGATATGCAGGATGTTGGTGTTCGCTTCTTTACTTATATCAACACAATGACCAGAGTAATGGAAGCGTCAGCTGAAAATGGTATAAAAGTTATCGTTCTCGATCGTCCTAATCCTCTTGGATATTACGTTGATGGCCCGGTGTTAAGGCCTGGTTTTGAAAGCGGAATAGGCTTATACCCAATTCCGGTTATTCACGGAATGACGGTTGGTGAATATGCCCAAATGGTGAATAGCGAGGGTTGGCTAAAAGACGGTATTCAATGCGATTTGGAAGTGGTTAAAATGGAAAACTATACCCACGAAACCAAATACCAGCTTCCGGTACTTCCCTCTCCCAACCTGGCCGATATGAAATCGATTTATCTGTACCCTTCTATCTGTTTGTTCGAGGGGGCCGATGTAAACGAAGGCCGGGGAACAGATACCCCTTTTCAGGTATTCGGTGCGCCTTATTACACACCAAAAGATGTTTCGTATGTTCCTGAATCGATTCCGGTTCTGGCACTGCATCCAAAGTTTGAAGGCGAAACCTGTTATGGCTACGATCTGTCGGGAACGCCGTTGGCCGAGCTTCAAAACATAAAACAGCTTGAAATAAAATACCTAATCGATTTTTACAATAAATCGGATGACAAGGAGAATTTCTTTACGCCGTTTTTCGATAAGCTGGCAGGAACCGACCAATTACGAAAGCAAATTATTGCAGGACTTAGTGAAGAAGAAATTCGCGAGTCGTGGCAAGCGGATCTCGAGAACTTTAAGCAAATGCGTAAAAAATACTTATTATATTAAGCCAAAGAAAACAATTTTATGATGAAGAAAACACTTTTTCTGGTAAGCTTATTTCTTTTGTTAGTGCCCTTTGCACGGGCACAGCAAGTCTGCTTTGCCCATATTACCGACACCCATGTTGGCGGAAGTACAGGAGCAGAAGACTTGGTGCGAACAGTAAACGATATCAACAGTCAAGCCAACATCAACTTTGTTATTTTGTCGGGCGACGTAACTGAATTTGGCTCCGATGAAGAACTAAACGAAGCAAAATCGATCCTAACAAAATTAAATAAACCGTGGTATGTTGTTCCCGGCAATCACGATTCAAAATGGTCGGAAAGTGGCAACAACAGTTTTGTCCGCATTTTCGGGTACGAGGAGTTTTCATTCGAAGCCGGCGGTTACCTGTTTATTGGAACAGCCAGCGGGCCAAACATGCGAATGGCTCCCGGGCTGGTTCCGCACGAACAGATCGTGTATCTCGATTCGGTTTTACAGAACATGAAAGATCCTGAACAGCCCATTATTTTTGTTAACCATTATCCGCTCGACAATTCACTGTCGAACTGGTACAAAATCATCGACCTGCTAAAAACACGCAACATTCAGGCTGATTTGCTGGGACACGGACACAGCAACAAATTATTCGATTTTGAGGGAATTCCGGGTGTAATGGGAAGATCGAACCTAAGAGCGAAAAACGAAATTGGCGGGTATAACATTGTTACCATCAAGCAGGATACGATGTACTACGCCGAGCGTACTCCGGGAGTAGAAACACACGAAACGTGGAGTAAAATTCCACTCATAAATCATCAGTTCAGTGACAAAGAAAACAACTACCCACGCCCCGATTATTCGCTTAATCAGAATTATCCGGAAATCACAAAGGTCTGGGAACTTCAGGATGTTAGCGATATTGGGACAGGATTAGCCAGCAAAAACGGAATTACCGTATACGGAAATGCCGCAGGTGCCATTATTTCAGTGGATGAAAACAGTGGCGATTACCTTTGGCAGTTCCAAACAAAGGGAAAAATATACTCCACTCCAGCCATCGCCAAAGATAAGGTAGTTTGTGCTTCAACCGATAATAACATCTACTGTCTGAACCTGAATACAGGGCAGAAAGAATGGAGTTTCCCAACCGGAAAATCAATTGTTGCCTCACCTGTCATTCACAAAAATTCGGTTTTCATCGGGTCTTCTGAAGGGATTTTTCGTTCCATCGATCTAAAATCGGGTGAACTGAACTGGGCATTTACCGAGGTGAATAATTTTGTTGAAAGCAAACCTCTTGTTTACCAGGGCACGGTTTATTTTGGCTCGTGGGGAAATACTTTTTATGCCCTGAACAGTAAAACCGGAAAGCTGGTGTGGAAACGCGAGAAATACAGTAACCGGATGTTATCGCCGGCAGCAGTTTGGCCGGTAGCCGCCAACGGAAAGATATTTATTGTGGCCCCCGATCGTTACATGACAGCCCTCGACTCTAAAAACGGAGAAGAAATCTGGCATTCGAAAGAATATTCCTGCCGCGAATCAATTGGCATTTCCAACGACGGGAAACTGGTTTACATTAAAAATATGACCGAAGGAAATGTTGATGCTTTCTACACTTCTGCCAACGAACAAAAGCTGGCATGGGAATGCAATGCAGAGCTGGGATACGAAATCGCTCCCTCGCCGATTACCGAGGCCGGAAACCTCGTATTTGTTCCTACCACCGAAGGAATTGTTTGTGCCATTAACAAAACAACGCACCAGGTAGCCTGGAAATACAAACTATCAAATGCACTGGTCAACCACATTCTCCCCATAGATAACCAACGTATATTGGTTTCATTACTCGACGGGAAAGTTGTGTGTTTAAAATACTAAAACATTAAACATCCATACTGTGGTGTAATGCACAAATAAACGACAATACATAAATTTTCCACCGGCTCTATAAACCAATCAGCCGATAATCAAAAAATCCCGCAATTACCAATAATTAACCTGGCAATTGCGGGATTTCATTTTGCTATTAAATAGCGAGTTCCCTCTTCAATCCATGTTAACACTATCTATTCGCGATCGAACAAAAATATATAATCGCGATGGACCGGTATCAGAAAACCTCATTTCTTAAGTGTGTAAAAATACTCAGCCCTGTTGTGTTACCTTGTTATCGCCATTATACTGTTTAAGAACAAACATGAATAACCATTTTGAAATACACTTTTCATGTAACTCATTTTATATCAACTTAAAATGCCCACACGCGCATTTTACCTGTTAAAAATTATATTTTTACTGTAAATATTATTCGTTTTAAATTAAGAAATACCTTGACCGACTAGCTTATTCAAAAAAAGTTTGCCGAAACCAGCTATTAAAGACCAAAACAATTACGTACACTTATGAAACAAATACTCTTGCTCATTTCAATTTCTCTGTTTGCGTTTCTTCCGGGCTTTACCCAAAATACCGAAATCGTATACCTGTCGGGTACCGATGCCGACAATACTGTTGAATGGAACTTTTTATGCACTGATGGAAGAAACAGCGATGAATGGTCTAAAATACCGGTTCCATCAAACTGGGAGTTACAGGGTTTTGGAACCTACAACTATGGCCACGACTGGACCAACGAAGATATTAAGCTGGGTAAAGAACACGGCTTGTATAAACACGAGTTTGAAGTGCCACGCAGCTGGAAAGGTAAAACCATCAACATAGTTTTTGACGGTTCAATGACCGACACACAAGTAAAAGTGAATGGCAAATCGGCCGGAGAAATCCATCAGGGAGGTTTCTATCGATTTAAATACGATATCAGCAAATTTTTAGAATACGGCCAAACCAACCTACTTGAGGTGGATGTTGCCAAACATTCGGCCAATGAATCGATAAACCGTGCCGAGCGCCAGGCCGACTTCTGGATCTTCGGTGGAATTTATCGTCCGGTTTTCCTTGAAGTACTTCCTGAAATTCATATGAGCCGCACCGCCATTGATCCAAAAGCCGATGGTTCTTTCAACGTTCTTATCAACCTGAATGAATCAAAATCAGATTATTCAGCCACGGTTGAATTATTTGATTTGGAAGGCAACGAAATAGGATTGCCTGTTTATTCAACCATTGAGAAAGGAAACAAAGAAGCCTGGATATCGGGAAAATTTGAAAATGTTAAAGCATGGAATCCGGAGTGGCCCACTTTGTACAATATGAAGATTTCGATAAAAAAAGGAATTACTGTTTTGCACGAAGTTACCGAGCGAATTGGATTTAGAACAGTTGAATTACGCAAACACGATGGCTTTTACGTTAATGGCGAGAAAGTTATTTTTAAAGGCGTAAACCGACACTCTTTCTGGCCCGGAACCGGCCGCGCACTTAGCGACAGAAATCATATCATGGACATTGAGCTGATGAAAGAAATGAACATGAATGCTGTTCGTTGTTCGCACTACCCTCCCGATAAACGTTATCTGGATCTTTGCGATTCGATGGGACTTTTTGTGCTCGATGAAGTTACCGGCTGGCAGCAAGGATACGATACCATTGTTGGCCCGAAACTGATTAAAGAAACTATTTTAAAAGACGAAAACCACCCGAGCGTTGTAATCTTTGACCATGGGAATGAAGGTGGTTGGGATTTCCGAAACGAAAAAACCTTCCATGAATACGACATTCAGAAACGCCCGATAATTTACCCGTGGTTATTGCGAAACGGTGTTGATACGCACCATTATCCCGATTTTAAATACGCCATTGGACGGTATATTTATGGCAACGATCCATTTATGCCAACTGAATTTCTCCATGGATTGTACGACGGTGGTCATGGTGCCGGGCTGGAAGATTTCTGGCGAAACTACCAAACTTCGCCCTTACATGCCGGTGGGTTTTTATGGGTTTTTGCTGACGAAGCTATTTTGCGCACTGATAAACCGGGAACCGTTTTTGATAGCGACGGCAACCACGCTCCTGATGGAATTTTGGGGCCTCACCGCGAAAAAGAAGGGAGTTTTTATACCATCAAAGAAATCTGGTCGCCGGTGCAGGTTGAGCCCGTTGCAATAGTTAGAAACTGGAACGGAAGACTGTTTCTGTCAAACAAGTACATCTATACCAACCTTAATCAGTGCACATTTAAGTGGGAAGCTGTTAAATCGGCTATGAATCCGAATGATGACAAACAACTTGGTTCAGGTACCGTTAAAAGTCCTGATGCCAAACCGGGTGAAAAGGCCCGGGTAGAAATTGATTTGAACAACGTACTTCAGAGCGCTGATTTATTCCGATTCACTGCCATCGATCCGCATGGAAAGGAACTTTACACCTGGAGCTGGCCGGTAATTCAGCCAAAAGACAAAGCAAAAGAAATGCTGGCCGAATTCAACACCGGAAGTTCTGAGATTTCAATACAGGAAACCGAGGAAGCAGTAACTGCTTCTGTAGCCGATGTGGTAATTGAATTCAGCAAAACCGACGGAACGTTATTATCAGTGAAAAACAGCAAAGGAAATGTATCGTTTACTGGCGGACCGGTTGCTGCAGGAGTTGAATACGAAGTTACCGGAACAGAATGGAAAATGAATGAAAATGGTAGTTTTCAATTTGAAATTACTACCAAAACATATCCACGTAAAATGATCTGGACACTGGAGAAAAGTGGTTTATTAAAACTAGTTGCCCATCCGCTTCGCGACAGAATTGTTGATGTTGATTTTGTGGGGATATCATTTAACTATCCGGAAAACAAATGTACCGGAGTAAAATGGATGGGAAGCGGCCCTTACCGTGTTTGGAAAAACCGCTTAAAAGGTAACGGAATTGGGGTTTGGGAGAAAGAATACAACAATACCATTACCGGCGAAAGTTTTAACAACCTGGTATATCCTGAGTTTAAGGGGTACCACGGGAACTTGTTCTGGACAATATTAGAAACCACCGAAAGCCCGATTACTATTATTTCGGAAACACCAAACCTGTATTATCAGTTGTTTAAACCGGGCAAACCACAACAAGTGGCCGGCGGCACCTATCCGGCATTTCCGGAAGGTGATATCTCATTCTTATACGAAATCCCGGCTATCGGCACCAAGTTTCTTCAAATAGACAAGTTAGGACCGACTGCCCAAAAAGGAAGTTTCTCTGAACGATGGGGCGACGAGGGTTATCCGATTATTTTGTGGTTCGATTTCAGGGCAAAATAAAGTTGTAGTAAATCAATTTGCATTGTAGTGCATTTAATACATCTTGTTTCCGATCGGTTTATAGAGTTTTTGTAAAATAATTTTCTAAATCAATCCCTTCTCCGCCAATACTTTCTCGATGGTTTCATGTTTTTTCCAAAAACGGTCTTCTATTTTCTGATTAGTTCTGTGATAGTCAGGATTATTTTTAAATGGTTTCATGATAGGATCTTTCTGCTCGAAAACTAAAATCCAGTACTGGTAATTATCCTGTGTTGCAAAAATCTTGAGTTGTTCCACCGCTTCCTCGTATTTCCCCTCATAAGCATACATTACAGCCATGCTCGCACTTTTATAAATCGATTCATCGTTATTACAATACTCCTTATAATTATCGAAAAACTTAGCGGCCTGCTCCTTCAACCCCATTTTTTTATATACCCAGGCAATTTTAACATCCTCCTGCGGATAAATATTCAGTCCGTATTTATCGCGGGCATCAACAAATTTTTCGAAATAATAGAAGGCACTGTCATAGTCTTCCTCGAAATAATAAACTTTTGCCACTTCCTGTAAAAGATCCAGACGGGAAGTATCTTTGCGCCACTCGTTAAGCATTAATTTTTTGGTTCGCTCTGCATCGCCGTCTTTAGCGTATAAAATATAAGTTTTCACCAACGGGGCATAATAATTTTCAGGATTGAAATCCAACGATTTATCGATGTAAGTAGCTGCCTCATCAATAAAACCATTTTGAATAAGCGCATTACTCAGGTGTAAATAAATGAAACTTTTGCCTATAGAGTCACTTGCTGCAATATCGAGCTGAATACCTTTTAGCGCATACTCCAGGTATTTCGCGGTATTCGGAATTACGCGGGCATATAAATCGGCCAACATCTGCACCACCGCCGACGAGTTGGGATTGTACTCCAGTGCTTTTTCGAGGTGTGGCAAAGCTAGATTATACTCCTCCATTTGTATGTAGTACAGCGCCTTGGCAATCAGGCTTTCAGCGGAACGGGAGTCGTAAAGCAGCGCCTTATCGGCAAAATTGTTGATCTGCTCAGTATATTGTTTTTCTTTTTGGTTGACATCCAGGAAGTAATACGAAATAGCTACATTGGCATAAGCCAGTGCAAACTGATCATCTTCTTCAATAGCTTTCTCAAATAAGGAAATTGCTTTCTTTAAATTTTCCTCCGTTCGGTTGTAATACAAATTAAGTGCCCGCAGGTAATAATCGTAGGCCTCTAAATTTTCTGTTGGTATTTTCTCAATTTGTTTTAATTCAGCGGGAGTTACAACAGCCTGAATGGCATCAGCAATTTTTCGGGCCACTTCATTCTGAAGCGCAAATACATCGTCCACTTCACGACTGTATTGTTCGCCCCAAATTGGTCGGTCGGTGGCCGCTTCAATCAATTGAATATTGAGCAAAACCTGGTTTCCAAAACGTTGTCCACTTCCCTCCACCAGGTAATTTACATTCAGCTCTTCAGCAATTTCCGGAATACCTTTGTCCGTATCGCGATACTTTGCCACTGAAGTTCGGCTAATAACACGCAGATCGCTTATTTTCTGCAGGTTGTTTAACGTTGATTCCATCAGCCCGTTCACAAAATACAGGTTTAGCGAATCGCTACTCTCGTTTACAAAAGGTAACACTGCAATCGATTTCTCTATCTCAACCGGAATATCATTTTTTCTATTGAAAAGTATTACTGACAAAACAATCGCGACTAAAACCAGTGCTGCTGCCCAATACCACCTGTACTTTTTTAATACAGTTTCCTGAACATTCTCGTTCTCTTCCGGTAAAACTCCTTTCCGCACTTCGCCGGGAGAATAACCGTATTGTTCGCGAAAGCATTTAATAAAATACGAGGTATTTCCAAAACCAACCTCGTACGAAATCTCGGCAACTGTTAGCGAGGTTTGTTTCAGCATTTCCATGCCTTTTGTAACACGAACCTGACGAATAAACTGACTTGCCGAAAGCTGTGTATGTGTTTTGATTTTTCGGAGTAAACTGGAACGGCTCATATTCAAATGCCCGGCCAGTTCAGAAACGCCAAACTGTTCATTCGAGATATTCTCAAGAATGATCGCTTCTGCTTTTTCGATAAAATCTGCTCCAAAAATTGATGTGTCCGACATGCTGAATTTAATTAACCCGAAAGTAGAAAAATTTATGATAATACAGACGTAAAAAAGCCCGCGTGCTTCAAAT
It contains:
- a CDS encoding DUF1343 domain-containing protein; its protein translation is MKQYVISGLFLLSYILITGCAGTTKTSPQEVVVGAKLTDSYLPLLENKNVGLVINQTSVIDSIHLIDYLFNKGVAIKGIYAPEHGYKGNVERGKHVDGTTDPDTGIPVHSLYGKHRKPTPEILEGIDVIVFDMQDVGVRFFTYINTMTRVMEASAENGIKVIVLDRPNPLGYYVDGPVLRPGFESGIGLYPIPVIHGMTVGEYAQMVNSEGWLKDGIQCDLEVVKMENYTHETKYQLPVLPSPNLADMKSIYLYPSICLFEGADVNEGRGTDTPFQVFGAPYYTPKDVSYVPESIPVLALHPKFEGETCYGYDLSGTPLAELQNIKQLEIKYLIDFYNKSDDKENFFTPFFDKLAGTDQLRKQIIAGLSEEEIRESWQADLENFKQMRKKYLLY
- a CDS encoding PQQ-binding-like beta-propeller repeat protein; its protein translation is MMKKTLFLVSLFLLLVPFARAQQVCFAHITDTHVGGSTGAEDLVRTVNDINSQANINFVILSGDVTEFGSDEELNEAKSILTKLNKPWYVVPGNHDSKWSESGNNSFVRIFGYEEFSFEAGGYLFIGTASGPNMRMAPGLVPHEQIVYLDSVLQNMKDPEQPIIFVNHYPLDNSLSNWYKIIDLLKTRNIQADLLGHGHSNKLFDFEGIPGVMGRSNLRAKNEIGGYNIVTIKQDTMYYAERTPGVETHETWSKIPLINHQFSDKENNYPRPDYSLNQNYPEITKVWELQDVSDIGTGLASKNGITVYGNAAGAIISVDENSGDYLWQFQTKGKIYSTPAIAKDKVVCASTDNNIYCLNLNTGQKEWSFPTGKSIVASPVIHKNSVFIGSSEGIFRSIDLKSGELNWAFTEVNNFVESKPLVYQGTVYFGSWGNTFYALNSKTGKLVWKREKYSNRMLSPAAVWPVAANGKIFIVAPDRYMTALDSKNGEEIWHSKEYSCRESIGISNDGKLVYIKNMTEGNVDAFYTSANEQKLAWECNAELGYEIAPSPITEAGNLVFVPTTEGIVCAINKTTHQVAWKYKLSNALVNHILPIDNQRILVSLLDGKVVCLKY
- a CDS encoding glycoside hydrolase family 2 TIM barrel-domain containing protein, whose protein sequence is MKQILLLISISLFAFLPGFTQNTEIVYLSGTDADNTVEWNFLCTDGRNSDEWSKIPVPSNWELQGFGTYNYGHDWTNEDIKLGKEHGLYKHEFEVPRSWKGKTINIVFDGSMTDTQVKVNGKSAGEIHQGGFYRFKYDISKFLEYGQTNLLEVDVAKHSANESINRAERQADFWIFGGIYRPVFLEVLPEIHMSRTAIDPKADGSFNVLINLNESKSDYSATVELFDLEGNEIGLPVYSTIEKGNKEAWISGKFENVKAWNPEWPTLYNMKISIKKGITVLHEVTERIGFRTVELRKHDGFYVNGEKVIFKGVNRHSFWPGTGRALSDRNHIMDIELMKEMNMNAVRCSHYPPDKRYLDLCDSMGLFVLDEVTGWQQGYDTIVGPKLIKETILKDENHPSVVIFDHGNEGGWDFRNEKTFHEYDIQKRPIIYPWLLRNGVDTHHYPDFKYAIGRYIYGNDPFMPTEFLHGLYDGGHGAGLEDFWRNYQTSPLHAGGFLWVFADEAILRTDKPGTVFDSDGNHAPDGILGPHREKEGSFYTIKEIWSPVQVEPVAIVRNWNGRLFLSNKYIYTNLNQCTFKWEAVKSAMNPNDDKQLGSGTVKSPDAKPGEKARVEIDLNNVLQSADLFRFTAIDPHGKELYTWSWPVIQPKDKAKEMLAEFNTGSSEISIQETEEAVTASVADVVIEFSKTDGTLLSVKNSKGNVSFTGGPVAAGVEYEVTGTEWKMNENGSFQFEITTKTYPRKMIWTLEKSGLLKLVAHPLRDRIVDVDFVGISFNYPENKCTGVKWMGSGPYRVWKNRLKGNGIGVWEKEYNNTITGESFNNLVYPEFKGYHGNLFWTILETTESPITIISETPNLYYQLFKPGKPQQVAGGTYPAFPEGDISFLYEIPAIGTKFLQIDKLGPTAQKGSFSERWGDEGYPIILWFDFRAK
- a CDS encoding helix-turn-helix domain-containing protein, whose amino-acid sequence is MSDTSIFGADFIEKAEAIILENISNEQFGVSELAGHLNMSRSSLLRKIKTHTQLSASQFIRQVRVTKGMEMLKQTSLTVAEISYEVGFGNTSYFIKCFREQYGYSPGEVRKGVLPEENENVQETVLKKYRWYWAAALVLVAIVLSVILFNRKNDIPVEIEKSIAVLPFVNESSDSLNLYFVNGLMESTLNNLQKISDLRVISRTSVAKYRDTDKGIPEIAEELNVNYLVEGSGQRFGNQVLLNIQLIEAATDRPIWGEQYSREVDDVFALQNEVARKIADAIQAVVTPAELKQIEKIPTENLEAYDYYLRALNLYYNRTEENLKKAISLFEKAIEEDDQFALAYANVAISYYFLDVNQKEKQYTEQINNFADKALLYDSRSAESLIAKALYYIQMEEYNLALPHLEKALEYNPNSSAVVQMLADLYARVIPNTAKYLEYALKGIQLDIAASDSIGKSFIYLHLSNALIQNGFIDEAATYIDKSLDFNPENYYAPLVKTYILYAKDGDAERTKKLMLNEWRKDTSRLDLLQEVAKVYYFEEDYDSAFYYFEKFVDARDKYGLNIYPQEDVKIAWVYKKMGLKEQAAKFFDNYKEYCNNDESIYKSASMAVMYAYEGKYEEAVEQLKIFATQDNYQYWILVFEQKDPIMKPFKNNPDYHRTNQKIEDRFWKKHETIEKVLAEKGLI